The genome window ATCTGGCTCAAAAAACACAGCCAAAGTGTTCCTTTCCCTCTCTGTGTTTGTCACCACCCTATGCACTGGACTCTTCAACACCCCATTAGTCATTATCTGTAAACAAAACATCATCAATGTTCACTATGCTTATGTTACAGTTAGATCGAACTACCTCGTGATCTATAACTACCTCGGCTTGATCTCCGACATTGACAACGATGGCATATGGAACTATGGGGACTCTGAACCACTGACCATCTTTCTGGACCTGAAGCCCTTCAACATCTTTGTCCTGCAACAGGAAAGTGAAGACTCCGCCATCCGCGTGTTGCTTCACACCGAGAACAAGATCAGGGCTCGAGCATGGGGGATAGAAGTTGAACCTTGCTACCACGGATGCTCGATCTCCAAACTGGTTCACAAAGCTGTTCTCCTCCAGGTTCAGTGACAATGCCATGGCCTTAAGTAGGAGCTCATTTAAGGCAATCAGCTTCTTGATATATTCTTGCAGAACTTCCCTGCCAAGTAAGTAAAATGGGAACTTCTGATCCATGTTTGATTATGATGGGGTGGGATAAGGAGAGGATAGCTTAAGAGGAATTCAAGATATTTTATGCTATCCCAGGAAGTGCTAAAAACAACAGGATATCCTGTCTTATACCTTGATGGTGCTAAATGTTGAGCACACTATTAGGATCAAGCACTTACTACtgctttaaaaataatagttcGTAGCACATTACATTTTTGAGAGGCAGGATGCTGAATTTGGCCTTTCACGAGTCTCTATCCAACAATCTCGTAGCCACCAATTGATGGGCTTGGCCTTTTACCGCAGCAATTCTCTAGCTACCAATTAATGGGCttactggcctccgcccaaTACATATAGTATACTCcgtataaacataaatatgcaatccaattattagcttagacttttaattgagatgaaacGCATGCTCAGTATCAGAGCCGACCCATGCCAAAGGTAAGAATGGAACGAAAACAAACCTAAAATTTTCAGGATTTGCAGGCCAGAGATTGTACTTTATTTGCTCTTCAGGGCTCACAGTAAGATACAATCTATCATTCCAATCAAGAATTTGATGTTCCGAGAGAACTGAATCATTTCCATACCCCTCAGTATCATCAGCAGTTCTCCCATATTTCTGCTTCTCCTGCATTGAAAGAGCAAAGAAGCTTTTGCCGATTTCGCCAACTTTGTCAAGGAAATCATCCGAAATCCCATGGTTTATTGCCTGAATAATGTTAAACAATCCTCATAAGCAGATAAGAAAACCAAGGCCCCAAAAAGCCAAATAATATAATGGCCAACCTGAAAGCAGCGTTGATCTGAGTTTAGTGAGCTCCTTTTCCCGGGCCGGCGATGGCGTTGAAGATGAGAGAAGGCTAAGATCAATAGAAGCAAGATCCAGTAGAGGGCAAGAGGCTTGAATATCAGCATCTTTGGATTGAATATAGTTTTCTGGGACTTGCTTGCAGGCTTCTGCAGCTAGTTGTTGAACTGGCTTGGGTGACTTGGTAGGAGGCAAAGATTCAGCCATGGCTTCCAAACTGGATCAAACTATTGAAATTTAGACTAGAATTTAATCAAACCATTTACTAGAATAGTAAGCAAAGCAGATAAATTGGGGCCGGAGAAGTACATGAAAGTTGTATGATGTTCGAGATCCAAGGTTTGCATATTATTTTATGGATTTTTTCTAGGTGATCACGacctaaatttatttatttatttttgagttttaCTACCTCTAAATTTAAGTGATGCAGTCATTACATCAAACACTTACAGGACAGGAGGCAGGGAAATGACCGCCCGCCATTCGAATGATTCAAAAGCCCTTTATCACTGCTACCCAAACCGATTCTACTCTATCCCTCTTCATGCAAAAATGCAAAACCCTAAGCCACCTCAAGCAAATCCATGCCCATCTCCTCAAACTCTATCTCCCCGAGAGCCCTTCCTCCATCTCCCCGCTTCTATCCTTCGCCGTCTCCTCCAAGAACCCCGCTTTCTTCTCGTATGCGCGCGCCATTTTTCAGAATCTTCAATTCCGGAGCACGTTCGTGTACAATACCATGATCAGAGGATACGTGCAATCGCATTTGCCGGTGCCCGCAATTCTTTGTTACAAAGAAATGCTCAGTTATAAGCTTATTGTGAATAATTATACGTTTACACCCCTGATCAAGGCCTGTTCTATGGTCTTGGATGATTCTAGGGAAATGGGTTTTTCGGTACATGCCCATATATTTAAACTTGGGTTTCAGCAAGATCGTTTTATTGCCAGTGCGTTGATTGAGTTTTACTCGTTGGGTCTTGATATGAGGAAGGCCGGTATGCTGTTCGATGAAATTCCTGAGAGAGATGTGGTGATGTGGACGACCATGATTGATGGGTATGGGAAAACTGGGGAGGTGAGTAAAGCCCGAGCACTGTTTGAGGAAATGCCTGACAGAAATGTGATTTCTTGGAGCACAATACTGGCAGCTTATTCACGGGTTAGTGATTTCAAGGAAGTTATGGTGTTGTATAGGCAAATGGAAGAGGTTGGTATGAGGCCTAACGAGTCGGTGCTTGTGACTGCGGTCACAGCTTGTGCTCATCTCGGCTCATTAGAGCAAGGCTTATGGATTCACTCGTTGGCCAAGCGGTATGGATATGATTCAAACCTCATTTTAGCCACTGCATTGGTGGAT of Ipomoea triloba cultivar NCNSP0323 chromosome 3, ASM357664v1 contains these proteins:
- the LOC116012090 gene encoding protein SRG1-like, which codes for MLIFKPLALYWILLLLILAFSHLQRHRRPGKRSSLNSDQRCFQAINHGISDDFLDKVGEIGKSFFALSMQEKQKYGRTADDTEGYGNDSVLSEHQILDWNDRLYLTVSPEEQIKYNLWPANPENFREVLQEYIKKLIALNELLLKAMALSLNLEENSFVNQFGDRASVVARFNFYPPCSSPDLVLGVKQHADGGVFTFLLQDKDVEGLQVQKDGQWFRVPIVPYAIVVNVGDQAEIMTNGVLKSPVHRVVTNTERERNTLAVFFEPDSNSEIGPVEKLITEERPRLYRNIRNFGGLFFQNYQQGKRPLDVVRI
- the LOC116012088 gene encoding pentatricopeptide repeat-containing protein At5g66520-like, translating into MIQKPFITATQTDSTLSLFMQKCKTLSHLKQIHAHLLKLYLPESPSSISPLLSFAVSSKNPAFFSYARAIFQNLQFRSTFVYNTMIRGYVQSHLPVPAILCYKEMLSYKLIVNNYTFTPLIKACSMVLDDSREMGFSVHAHIFKLGFQQDRFIASALIEFYSLGLDMRKAGMLFDEIPERDVVMWTTMIDGYGKTGEVSKARALFEEMPDRNVISWSTILAAYSRVSDFKEVMVLYRQMEEVGMRPNESVLVTAVTACAHLGSLEQGLWIHSLAKRYGYDSNLILATALVDMYSKCGRMDFALSVFEGISCKDTGSWNAILSGFAMNGDAVKSLHMFDKMVSTGARPNETTFISLLSACTHAKLIDNGLLLFDKMSSVYGVKPRFEHHACVVDLLARAGNLEEAEKFIDEKMGGIEKCDPNVWGALLSACRVYGNVEIGNRLWRKLCNTRAANYGTHMLSYIMYKEAGWDAEAKNVRQLIEDAGMKKKPGCSSIEVNG